A portion of the Stigmatella aurantiaca DW4/3-1 genome contains these proteins:
- a CDS encoding DUF4142 domain-containing protein — MAGIRGRKTSALAAAVLSGLLLGSGAYAGDANKDARQIGKAAAEGKLFVDQLAVFNAKQIALGELAIQQSDDKTVVKFARQLVQDHRQNQAELKAWAQSKAYDISTIDMSGTGGSGIQIGYDEAMKGKDGRKYEAIRDAQKEVNDLRKKNGKDFDKDFLSKVLKDQEKGKNLIGEGKDKYENDAVFSSLLSKTDVTLEGHIASGKRIKDIID, encoded by the coding sequence ATGGCTGGAATTCGTGGACGGAAGACGTCGGCTCTGGCGGCGGCGGTATTGTCGGGTCTGCTGCTGGGTTCCGGCGCCTACGCGGGTGATGCGAACAAGGATGCACGCCAGATCGGCAAGGCCGCGGCCGAGGGCAAGCTCTTCGTCGACCAGCTGGCCGTCTTCAACGCCAAGCAGATTGCCCTGGGCGAGCTGGCCATCCAGCAGTCCGATGACAAGACGGTGGTGAAGTTCGCGCGCCAGCTCGTGCAAGACCACCGTCAGAACCAGGCGGAGCTGAAGGCCTGGGCACAAAGCAAGGCCTACGACATCTCGACCATCGACATGTCGGGCACGGGAGGCTCCGGCATCCAGATCGGCTACGACGAGGCGATGAAGGGCAAGGATGGCCGCAAGTACGAGGCCATCCGCGACGCGCAGAAGGAGGTCAATGACCTGCGCAAGAAGAATGGCAAGGACTTCGACAAGGACTTCCTGTCGAAGGTCCTCAAGGATCAGGAGAAGGGCAAGAACCTGATCGGCGAAGGCAAGGACAAGTACGAGAACGATGCGGTCTTCAGCAGCCTGCTCTCCAAGACCGATGTCACCCTCGAGGGGCACATCGCGAGCGGCAAGCGCATCAAGGACATCATCGATTGA
- a CDS encoding Kelch repeat-containing protein has protein sequence MATHSAHQAFGSVWLWFHLLLCGSTLHGLLGCGGSPRTPSEPFSIHETSKGEEDGCLACLPPWLPAGSMALSRHGHTASILPSGKVLVAGRYGSDAQTSAEVYDPATDTWSATGDMIKVRHDHTASVLLSGKVLIAGGQHIHDPLSSAEVLDETTGTWSAARAMIAIRASHTASVLPSGKVLIAGGIGFGGPLTSTEIYNPVTNTWSATAPMLTARYGHTATVLPSGHVLITGGFNIQVLTSAELYNPATGQWSAAGHMETGRAYHTASKLFSGKVLVAGGDPDGASGALNHSEVFDPMTGEWRRTGSLAVARANHTARLLPSGQVLVVGGGARVALASTELFDPATDTWSPMNSLAIARSYHSASVLASGQVLIVGGHSTSAPLDSAESYGPLAQGEFLQASSTPSDGHPRPWLPGCSPKRGASP, from the coding sequence ATGGCGACTCACTCCGCGCATCAGGCGTTTGGTTCGGTCTGGCTCTGGTTCCACCTGCTTCTCTGCGGCTCAACGCTCCATGGGTTGCTGGGCTGTGGCGGCTCCCCGCGAACTCCCTCGGAACCATTCAGCATCCACGAGACAAGCAAAGGCGAAGAGGACGGCTGTCTTGCGTGTCTTCCCCCCTGGCTCCCAGCAGGGAGTATGGCTCTCTCACGCCATGGCCACACGGCCAGCATCCTTCCCTCCGGCAAGGTGTTGGTGGCGGGCCGCTATGGCAGTGACGCTCAAACCAGCGCAGAGGTGTATGATCCGGCCACGGATACCTGGTCGGCCACGGGAGACATGATCAAGGTTCGCCATGACCACACGGCCAGCGTCCTGCTCTCAGGCAAGGTGTTGATCGCCGGAGGCCAACACATCCATGATCCTCTTTCCAGTGCCGAGGTGCTCGACGAAACCACCGGCACTTGGTCGGCAGCACGCGCCATGATCGCGATACGAGCGAGCCACACCGCCAGCGTGCTCCCCTCCGGGAAGGTGCTAATCGCGGGAGGTATTGGTTTCGGCGGTCCATTGACCAGCACGGAGATCTACAATCCCGTCACGAACACTTGGTCAGCGACCGCCCCGATGCTCACGGCGCGATATGGCCACACCGCCACGGTGCTGCCTTCAGGCCATGTGCTCATCACCGGAGGGTTCAACATCCAAGTTCTGACCAGCGCGGAGCTGTACAATCCGGCGACAGGCCAGTGGTCCGCAGCGGGTCACATGGAAACCGGCCGCGCCTATCACACGGCCAGCAAGCTCTTTTCAGGGAAGGTGCTGGTGGCTGGAGGCGATCCGGACGGCGCGTCAGGAGCCTTGAATCACTCGGAGGTGTTCGACCCCATGACCGGCGAATGGCGGAGGACGGGCTCCCTGGCAGTGGCCCGGGCCAATCACACCGCCCGCTTGCTGCCTTCAGGCCAAGTGCTGGTAGTGGGCGGGGGCGCGAGGGTGGCGCTTGCCAGCACAGAACTCTTCGATCCTGCGACAGACACCTGGTCGCCAATGAACAGTCTGGCAATAGCCCGGTCGTACCACAGCGCCAGCGTCCTGGCCTCAGGCCAGGTTCTCATCGTGGGCGGACACTCGACCAGTGCCCCCTTGGACAGTGCGGAAAGCTACGGCCCTCTCGCCCAGGGAGAGTTTCTCCAGGCATCCTCCACCCCATCAGACGGGCATCCAAGGCCCTGGCTGCCTGGCTGCTCTCCCAAGAGGGGGGCGAGCCCGTGA
- a CDS encoding Tox-REase-5 domain-containing protein, translated as MSSSTPFAVWRTWHSFLPPWPLSWPPLLVWRQRKFSGSSQARRSQEQISGHTADHVFYIGTVEYDGLRNGILLEAKGSSYLKFFNKDGTPKHGYATSGEFNNLIAQARAQLKAAQGIRVQWHVAEHGMDNILRYHFERAEIHGIEVIHTPPLP; from the coding sequence ATCTCGTCCTCCACCCCATTCGCAGTTTGGAGGACTTGGCACAGCTTCCTTCCGCCGTGGCCGCTCTCCTGGCCTCCTCTCCTGGTTTGGCGTCAACGCAAGTTCTCTGGCTCCTCTCAGGCACGGCGCTCTCAAGAACAGATCTCTGGCCATACCGCCGACCACGTTTTTTATATTGGCACGGTTGAATACGATGGACTCAGGAATGGCATTTTGCTGGAAGCAAAGGGATCCAGTTATCTCAAATTTTTCAATAAAGATGGCACCCCCAAACACGGGTATGCGACATCAGGCGAATTCAACAACCTCATAGCCCAAGCCCGTGCTCAGTTGAAAGCTGCTCAAGGTATCCGTGTCCAATGGCACGTTGCCGAGCACGGAATGGACAACATCCTCCGGTATCATTTCGAGCGCGCAGAAATTCATGGCATTGAAGTCATTCACACACCCCCACTGCCTTGA
- a CDS encoding IS5-like element ISStau10 family transposase, producing the protein MAEPWVSDELWRKLEPLLPKPRRKDRHVQFAGRKRTDPRRIFSGIVFVLRTGVPWRALPATGAFPSGYTCRLWLLRWHRAGVWKRLSQLLLAELRSKGRLHWTHAVVDSSSVRAPSGGRKTGPSPVDRRKLGTKHHVITDAMGTPLAVTLTGANRNDITQLLPLVDELPRVRGKRGSPKQKPQKLYADRGYDSDSHRLQLKKRHIEPYIARRRTAHGSGLGRKRSVVERTLSWLHQFRKLEIREEHSVATYKALADLALCLIYERLLES; encoded by the coding sequence ATGGCTGAACCCTGGGTGTCAGATGAACTGTGGCGAAAACTCGAACCGCTGCTGCCGAAGCCTCGAAGAAAGGATCGCCACGTGCAATTCGCTGGGCGCAAGAGGACCGACCCTCGCCGGATCTTCAGCGGCATCGTGTTCGTGTTGCGAACAGGCGTTCCCTGGCGCGCATTGCCTGCCACCGGTGCTTTTCCCTCGGGTTATACTTGCCGTCTCTGGTTGTTGAGGTGGCATCGGGCGGGTGTTTGGAAGCGATTGAGCCAACTTCTCTTGGCGGAACTGAGAAGCAAGGGGCGACTCCATTGGACGCATGCAGTTGTTGATAGCAGTTCCGTACGCGCCCCCAGCGGAGGCCGAAAAACCGGCCCCAGCCCCGTTGACCGAAGAAAGCTTGGCACCAAGCATCACGTTATCACCGATGCCATGGGGACACCCCTTGCCGTGACTCTCACCGGGGCAAACAGGAATGACATCACCCAACTTCTCCCCTTGGTGGATGAGCTTCCCCGTGTCCGCGGAAAGCGGGGCAGCCCCAAACAGAAGCCGCAGAAACTCTACGCAGATCGGGGCTATGATTCCGACTCCCACCGACTGCAGTTGAAGAAACGGCATATTGAGCCCTATATCGCCCGGCGACGAACTGCTCATGGAAGTGGTTTGGGCAGGAAACGCTCAGTCGTTGAACGCACGCTCTCTTGGCTCCATCAGTTCCGAAAGCTGGAGATCCGGGAGGAGCACTCGGTTGCAACCTACAAGGCTCTTGCTGACCTGGCTCTCTGCCTCATCTACGAGCGCCTGCTGGAGTCGTAA
- a CDS encoding expansin EXLX1 family cellulose-binding protein, with protein sequence MRALPLVSLRHLTAVGMLGLTACSSSEPDDSGFTNDPEGEVRALGEFRQGIATWYNATGEGHCGYDASPKDMDVAAMNAPQFANSAVCGSCAEVEGPKGTVRVRIVDSCPECGPGHLDLSEQAFAKIAAVADGRVQTRWRPVTCAVSGPVRYRFKEGSSQWWTAIQVRNHRLPIQKLEWQRENGAWVDMQRQDYNYFLASPGVDTATTKLRVTASDGQVLEDTLPRVEEKKVFDGAEQFSLKK encoded by the coding sequence ATGCGCGCCCTCCCGCTCGTCTCTCTCCGACACCTCACCGCCGTTGGTATGCTGGGCCTGACCGCATGCTCTTCGTCGGAGCCGGATGACTCCGGCTTCACCAATGATCCGGAGGGCGAGGTGCGCGCGCTGGGCGAATTCCGGCAAGGCATCGCCACTTGGTACAACGCGACGGGCGAGGGCCACTGCGGCTACGACGCAAGTCCCAAGGACATGGACGTGGCCGCGATGAATGCGCCGCAGTTCGCCAACAGCGCCGTGTGCGGCTCATGCGCGGAAGTCGAAGGGCCCAAGGGCACGGTGCGTGTGCGCATCGTCGACAGCTGCCCGGAGTGCGGCCCGGGACACCTGGACCTGAGCGAACAGGCCTTCGCGAAAATCGCCGCGGTCGCGGATGGGCGGGTGCAGACCCGTTGGCGCCCCGTCACGTGCGCGGTGAGTGGCCCGGTGCGGTACCGCTTCAAGGAGGGCAGTTCCCAGTGGTGGACGGCCATCCAGGTACGAAATCACCGGCTGCCCATTCAGAAGCTGGAATGGCAGCGCGAGAACGGCGCCTGGGTGGACATGCAGCGCCAGGACTACAATTACTTCCTCGCCTCGCCTGGCGTGGACACGGCCACCACCAAGCTGCGCGTGACGGCTTCGGACGGGCAAGTCCTTGAGGACACCCTGCCTCGCGTCGAAGAGAAGAAGGTCTTCGACGGCGCGGAACAGTTCTCCTTGAAGAAGTAA